In one window of Labilithrix sp. DNA:
- a CDS encoding glycosyltransferase family 1 protein: MKIAIVTCGTRGDVQPYVALARALMDRGHRVTLSTHAEYGAFIRAHGVEPGPPLRDNFRALLESDLGRRWLESAGSPREYARHGRELLVPLQARWCEDADAAVEGADAVLFYVLAPGALHAADRRGLPAVVLAPWPMVPSREIAPVGAVWLDRFPGFVKRAAGHEVLSLAFGPFNEVHNDYRRRVGVAPFRERNVVSAVLARRIPGVHLFSESVLARPADWPAPYEIAGFPFLPPAPFTPPDALADFLAAGPPPVYVGFGSMTGFAPEELSVIVTKAARLAGVRVVLARGWAGLTSSDERVHVVDETPHDWLFPRVAAVVHHGGVGTFHEALRAGRPNVIMTFFGDQPFWALLNRKLGTGPRALARSRVTAERLAAAIRAALGPDHRARAEALGARLRAEPGAARAAERIERIVTSRRSA, from the coding sequence ATGAAAATCGCGATCGTCACCTGCGGGACGCGCGGAGACGTCCAGCCGTACGTCGCGCTCGCGCGGGCGCTCATGGACCGCGGCCATCGCGTGACGCTCTCGACCCACGCCGAATACGGCGCGTTCATCCGCGCGCACGGCGTCGAGCCGGGCCCGCCCTTGCGCGACAACTTCCGCGCGCTCCTCGAGTCGGACCTCGGACGGCGCTGGCTCGAGTCGGCCGGATCGCCGCGCGAGTATGCGCGCCACGGGCGCGAGCTGCTCGTGCCGCTCCAGGCGCGGTGGTGCGAGGACGCCGACGCGGCGGTCGAGGGCGCGGACGCCGTCCTCTTCTACGTCCTCGCGCCCGGCGCGCTCCACGCCGCCGATCGTCGCGGCCTGCCCGCGGTCGTGCTCGCGCCGTGGCCGATGGTCCCCTCCCGCGAGATCGCGCCGGTGGGGGCGGTGTGGCTCGACCGCTTCCCCGGCTTCGTGAAGCGCGCCGCCGGGCACGAGGTGCTGTCCCTCGCGTTCGGCCCGTTCAACGAGGTCCACAACGACTATCGCCGGCGCGTCGGCGTCGCGCCGTTCCGCGAGCGCAACGTCGTGAGCGCGGTCCTCGCGCGCAGGATACCCGGAGTGCACCTCTTCAGCGAATCGGTGCTCGCGCGCCCCGCCGACTGGCCGGCTCCCTACGAGATCGCGGGGTTCCCGTTCCTGCCGCCGGCGCCGTTCACGCCGCCGGACGCGCTCGCCGACTTCCTCGCGGCGGGCCCGCCGCCGGTCTACGTCGGCTTCGGCTCGATGACGGGCTTCGCGCCGGAGGAGCTCTCCGTCATCGTGACGAAGGCGGCGCGCCTCGCGGGCGTTCGCGTCGTCCTCGCGCGCGGGTGGGCGGGGCTGACGTCGAGCGACGAGCGCGTGCACGTCGTCGACGAGACGCCGCACGATTGGCTCTTTCCGCGCGTCGCCGCGGTCGTCCATCACGGCGGCGTCGGCACGTTCCACGAGGCGCTGCGCGCGGGGAGGCCCAACGTGATCATGACCTTCTTCGGCGACCAGCCGTTCTGGGCCCTCCTCAACCGCAAGCTCGGCACCGGCCCGCGCGCGCTCGCGCGGAGCCGCGTGACGGCGGAGCGCCTCGCCGCCGCGATCCGCGCCGCGCTCGGACCGGACCACCGCGCCCGCGCCGAGGCGCTCGGCGCCCGCCTCCGCGCGGAGCCCGGCGCCGCGCGGGCCGCGGAGCGGATCGAGCGCATCGTCACGTCCCGGCGCTCGGCTTGA
- a CDS encoding sigma 54-interacting transcriptional regulator: MSETEAIESADAPTASGFRLTVVDGDVTYEATGPRCAIGTHQSNDLCLSDPKVSRFHCEIVLDGPNARIRDLGSRNGTVVDGVRVADAFLRAGSVVRLAGVSLRFDLLEQVRRVPISSRRSFHGVVAESIAMRAALAPIERAAGNDMTVLLEGETGTGKGKVAEAIHRASARSGRPFVVVDCGAIPANLLESELYGHEKGAFTGAGERRVGAFEEASGGTIFLDEIGELPLEQQPKLLRALESREIRRVGSNAHQKVDVRIVAATNRDLRREVNDGRYRADLYFRLAVMRVALPPLRERADDLPALSRDLLRSLGASDDAIAALCTPELFASLRRGAWPGNVRELRNHLERCLAFEEALPIGEEAAPRAEVDASVPYAEARRRTLDRFEQAYVKDLVARHRGQMTKAAAAAGIDRVYLYKLLKRHR; the protein is encoded by the coding sequence ATGAGCGAGACCGAGGCGATCGAGTCGGCGGACGCGCCCACCGCGAGCGGCTTCCGCCTCACCGTCGTCGACGGCGACGTCACCTACGAGGCGACCGGCCCGCGCTGCGCGATCGGCACCCACCAGTCGAACGACCTCTGCCTCTCCGATCCGAAGGTCTCGCGCTTCCACTGCGAGATCGTCCTCGACGGGCCGAACGCGCGCATCCGCGATCTCGGGAGCAGGAACGGGACCGTGGTCGACGGCGTCCGCGTCGCGGACGCGTTCCTGCGCGCCGGCAGCGTCGTCCGCCTCGCCGGGGTCTCGCTCCGGTTCGACCTGCTCGAGCAGGTCCGCCGCGTGCCGATCTCGTCGCGACGGAGCTTCCACGGCGTCGTCGCCGAGTCGATCGCGATGCGCGCCGCGCTCGCGCCGATCGAGCGCGCGGCCGGCAACGACATGACGGTGCTGCTCGAGGGCGAGACCGGGACCGGGAAGGGCAAGGTCGCGGAGGCGATCCACCGCGCGAGCGCGCGGAGCGGCCGGCCCTTCGTCGTCGTCGACTGCGGCGCGATCCCGGCGAACCTCCTCGAGTCGGAGCTCTACGGCCACGAGAAGGGCGCGTTCACCGGCGCCGGCGAGCGGCGCGTCGGCGCGTTCGAGGAGGCGAGCGGCGGGACGATCTTCCTCGACGAGATCGGCGAGCTCCCGCTCGAGCAGCAGCCCAAGCTGCTCCGCGCGCTCGAGAGCCGCGAGATCCGGCGCGTCGGCTCGAACGCGCATCAGAAGGTCGACGTCCGCATCGTCGCGGCGACGAACCGCGACCTGCGCCGCGAGGTCAACGACGGACGCTACCGCGCGGACCTGTACTTCCGCCTCGCGGTGATGCGCGTCGCGCTCCCGCCGCTGCGCGAGCGCGCCGACGACCTCCCCGCCCTGAGCCGCGACCTCCTCCGCTCGCTCGGCGCGAGCGACGACGCGATCGCGGCGCTTTGCACGCCCGAGCTCTTCGCGTCGCTCCGTCGCGGCGCGTGGCCCGGCAACGTGCGCGAGCTCAGGAACCACCTCGAGCGATGCCTCGCGTTCGAGGAGGCGCTCCCGATCGGCGAGGAGGCCGCGCCGCGCGCCGAGGTCGACGCGAGCGTGCCCTACGCCGAGGCCCGCCGGCGCACGCTCGATCGGTTCGAGCAGGCCTACGTGAAGGACCTCGTCGCGCGCCATCGAGGGCAGATGACCAAGGCCGCCGCCGCGGCGGGGATCGATCGCGTGTACCTCTACAAGCTGCTGAAGCGTCATCGCTGA
- a CDS encoding protein kinase gives MTIDMEDNAEPMEGSAPIGGRFVIESLAGTGGMGAVYRARDRVTGGLVALKVIAEQGSDRRFEQEARVLAQLDHPAVVGYVAHGSVRERAYIAMEWLDGEDLRARLAREPLSLADTLLVARRVAEALAAAHARGIVHRDVKPANLFLVDGAPSRLKVVDFGIARTRGGGAFDTTAVPITRTGLVIGSVGYMSPEQARGAKDVDARADVFALGCVLFECITGQPAFAGVNAVAVLAKVLLEEAPRTRHLAPSVPPAIDELVARMLAKDPDARPRDAATVLRALEASETSRSSGSGVGDREQRMVTIVLARGVAAGAAPVAGAIPLAADAFLVEFRGHDPTTAAAACALSLAREHAGASLAIATGRVGDAHAGAYGPIIDRVATLAPRPRGIPIDDVSAALLGDRFEIEDGALLGPARSETAPRTLLGKRTPYVGRDKELALLEATFRECLGEPVARSVVVTAAAGGGKSRLAHELLARVRGEATVLVARGDPVGAGSALGLARRLVQSAAGVRDDDAAEVQHATLRAYLDRFFADEVLDHTAEMLGELVGAPAPSPSPQLRGARDDARALGIWIAKSFAEWIAAAVEAGPIVCVIEDLHWGDGASVAYLDEALRANEARPLMVLALARPEVHDLFPGLWSRCAVQEVKLSALTKRAAERLIRAVLPDLDDAGVAHIVERSGGNAFHLEELIRHVAERGWGSLPETVLALAEARIARLDPDARRFLRVASVFGETFSEPGVTALLDGEAAAGDALQRLVVEELVVPAPSRGLAREHRFRHGLLRDATYAMLADDDRTALHGRAGAWLEEAGEKDALVLAEHFDRAGDRARAAPCFLDAAQRAVESWNIGAARALSERGVHCGATGELLGRLRLVQAIVDAGSGAHASAARAAKEAYALVPPRSSHSYAAAAHALSSGAYVGDNEAAPEIIQMLLTTDPDVQLTGFYGFAISLAVEILDSVGQLEAAERLVEHAERAAASDASRAFRVFVRYARVAMMLRRDADLGVMIESAKEARRELETIPDRIAIGLFDYGTAVLFGEAGDSRRARSLFFKLQRDIGEAPLFSAWCAIQLGWLDVFEERYDDAIAQARRAFALDPHHAHALAAYAHLEKGDRSEAERLAARALEGIDDKLVTPFVVALAYAAASRVALAAGRLDDALRLVVRAEATSFGAPPMTRSFVARTSIDVARARGEDARERIDAFVARIARHERSLPEELRAGYRRHDDHRHVLELAQR, from the coding sequence ATGACGATCGACATGGAGGACAATGCGGAGCCGATGGAGGGGAGCGCGCCGATCGGCGGACGCTTCGTGATCGAGAGCCTCGCCGGCACCGGCGGCATGGGCGCGGTCTATCGCGCGCGCGACCGCGTCACCGGCGGGCTCGTCGCGCTGAAGGTGATCGCGGAGCAGGGGAGCGATCGGCGCTTCGAGCAAGAGGCGCGCGTGCTCGCGCAGCTCGATCACCCCGCCGTCGTCGGGTACGTCGCGCACGGATCCGTCCGCGAGCGCGCGTACATCGCGATGGAGTGGCTCGACGGCGAAGACCTCCGCGCGCGCCTCGCCCGCGAGCCGCTCTCGCTCGCCGACACGTTGCTCGTCGCGCGTCGCGTCGCGGAGGCGCTCGCCGCCGCGCACGCGCGCGGGATCGTCCATCGCGACGTCAAGCCCGCGAACCTCTTCCTCGTCGACGGCGCGCCGTCGCGGCTCAAGGTCGTCGACTTCGGCATCGCGCGGACGCGCGGCGGCGGCGCCTTCGACACGACCGCGGTCCCGATCACGCGGACGGGGCTCGTGATCGGATCGGTCGGGTACATGTCGCCGGAGCAGGCCCGCGGGGCGAAGGACGTCGACGCGCGCGCGGACGTGTTCGCGCTCGGCTGCGTCCTCTTCGAGTGCATCACCGGCCAGCCCGCCTTCGCCGGCGTCAACGCGGTCGCGGTGCTCGCGAAGGTGCTCCTCGAAGAGGCGCCGCGGACGCGCCACCTCGCGCCGAGCGTCCCGCCCGCGATCGACGAGCTCGTCGCGCGTATGCTCGCGAAGGACCCGGACGCGCGCCCGCGCGACGCGGCCACGGTCCTCCGCGCGCTCGAGGCGAGCGAGACGTCGCGATCGAGCGGCAGCGGCGTCGGCGATCGCGAGCAGCGCATGGTCACGATCGTGCTCGCGCGCGGCGTCGCCGCCGGCGCGGCGCCGGTCGCGGGCGCGATCCCGCTCGCCGCCGACGCCTTCCTCGTCGAGTTCCGCGGGCACGACCCCACCACCGCCGCGGCGGCGTGCGCGCTCTCGCTCGCGCGCGAGCACGCGGGGGCGTCGCTCGCGATCGCGACCGGGCGCGTCGGCGACGCGCACGCGGGCGCGTACGGTCCGATCATCGATCGCGTCGCGACGCTCGCCCCGCGCCCGCGCGGGATCCCGATCGACGACGTGTCGGCCGCGCTCCTCGGCGATCGCTTCGAGATCGAGGACGGCGCGCTCCTCGGCCCCGCCCGCAGCGAGACCGCGCCGCGCACGCTCCTCGGAAAACGCACGCCCTACGTCGGCCGCGACAAAGAGCTCGCGCTGCTCGAGGCGACCTTCCGCGAGTGCCTCGGCGAGCCGGTCGCGCGCTCGGTCGTCGTCACCGCCGCGGCCGGCGGCGGCAAGAGCCGGCTCGCGCACGAGCTCCTCGCGCGCGTGCGCGGCGAGGCGACGGTCCTCGTCGCGCGCGGCGATCCCGTCGGCGCCGGCTCCGCGCTCGGCCTCGCGCGCCGGCTCGTCCAGAGCGCCGCCGGAGTGCGCGACGACGACGCGGCGGAGGTGCAGCACGCGACGCTCCGCGCGTACCTCGATCGCTTCTTCGCGGACGAGGTGCTCGACCACACCGCGGAGATGCTCGGCGAGCTCGTCGGCGCGCCCGCGCCTTCGCCGAGCCCGCAGCTCCGCGGCGCCCGCGACGACGCGCGCGCGCTCGGGATCTGGATCGCGAAGAGCTTCGCCGAGTGGATCGCGGCCGCGGTCGAGGCGGGGCCGATCGTCTGCGTGATCGAGGACCTCCACTGGGGCGACGGCGCGAGCGTCGCGTACCTCGACGAGGCGCTGCGCGCGAACGAGGCGCGCCCGCTGATGGTGCTCGCGCTCGCGCGGCCCGAGGTGCACGACCTCTTCCCCGGGCTGTGGTCGCGCTGCGCGGTGCAGGAGGTGAAGCTCTCGGCGCTGACGAAGCGCGCGGCCGAGCGCCTGATCCGCGCGGTGCTCCCCGACCTCGACGACGCCGGCGTCGCGCACATCGTGGAGCGCTCCGGCGGCAACGCGTTCCACCTCGAGGAGCTGATCCGCCACGTCGCGGAGCGCGGGTGGGGCTCGCTCCCCGAGACGGTGCTCGCCCTCGCGGAGGCGCGCATCGCGCGGCTCGATCCCGACGCGCGCCGTTTCTTGCGCGTCGCGAGCGTCTTCGGCGAGACGTTCTCGGAGCCCGGCGTCACCGCGCTGCTCGACGGCGAGGCCGCCGCCGGCGACGCGCTGCAGCGGCTCGTGGTGGAGGAGCTCGTCGTGCCCGCGCCGAGCCGCGGCCTCGCGCGCGAGCATCGGTTCCGGCACGGCCTCCTCCGCGACGCCACGTACGCGATGCTAGCGGACGACGACCGGACCGCGCTCCACGGGCGCGCCGGCGCGTGGCTGGAGGAGGCGGGCGAGAAGGACGCGCTCGTCCTCGCGGAGCACTTCGATCGCGCCGGCGACCGCGCGCGCGCGGCGCCCTGCTTCCTCGACGCCGCGCAGCGCGCGGTCGAGTCGTGGAACATCGGCGCGGCGCGCGCGCTCTCGGAGCGCGGCGTCCACTGCGGCGCGACGGGGGAGCTCCTCGGCCGGCTGCGCCTCGTCCAGGCGATCGTGGACGCCGGCTCCGGCGCTCACGCGAGCGCCGCGCGCGCGGCGAAGGAGGCGTACGCGCTCGTCCCGCCGCGCTCCTCTCACTCCTACGCCGCGGCGGCGCACGCGCTGTCGTCCGGCGCCTACGTCGGCGACAACGAGGCCGCGCCGGAGATCATCCAGATGCTCCTCACGACCGATCCGGACGTGCAATTGACCGGCTTCTACGGCTTCGCGATCTCCCTCGCCGTCGAGATCCTCGACAGCGTCGGCCAGCTCGAGGCGGCGGAGCGGCTCGTCGAGCACGCGGAGCGCGCCGCGGCGTCGGACGCCAGCCGCGCGTTCCGCGTCTTCGTCCGCTACGCGCGCGTCGCGATGATGCTGCGGCGCGACGCGGACCTCGGCGTGATGATCGAGAGCGCGAAGGAGGCTCGGCGCGAGCTCGAGACGATCCCGGATCGGATCGCGATCGGCCTCTTCGACTACGGGACCGCGGTCCTCTTCGGGGAGGCGGGGGACTCGAGGCGCGCGCGCTCTCTCTTCTTCAAGCTCCAGCGCGACATCGGCGAGGCGCCGCTCTTCTCCGCGTGGTGCGCGATCCAGCTCGGGTGGCTCGACGTGTTCGAGGAGCGCTACGACGACGCGATCGCGCAGGCGCGGCGCGCGTTCGCGCTCGATCCTCATCACGCCCATGCGCTCGCCGCGTACGCCCACCTCGAGAAGGGCGACCGGAGCGAGGCGGAGCGCCTCGCCGCGCGCGCGCTCGAGGGCATCGACGACAAGCTCGTGACGCCGTTCGTCGTCGCCCTCGCGTACGCGGCGGCGTCGCGCGTCGCGCTCGCCGCCGGCCGCCTCGACGACGCGCTTCGCCTCGTCGTGCGGGCGGAGGCGACGAGCTTCGGCGCGCCGCCGATGACGCGCTCCTTCGTCGCCCGCACGTCGATCGACGTCGCGCGCGCGCGGGGTGAGGACGCGCGCGAGCGGATAGACGCGTTCGTCGCGCGGATCGCGCGTCACGAGCGCTCCCTCCCCGAAGAGCTGCGCGCCGGGTACCGCCGCCACGACGATCACCGCCACGTCCTCGAGCTCGCTCAGCGATGA
- a CDS encoding NAD-dependent epimerase/dehydratase family protein, producing the protein MNRALVTGANGHIGSNLVRELLDHDYAVVAFVRDGADLRGLDGLDVRLVRGDVRDAGAVHEAMDGCTIVFHLAAPYVLWAKDDGAIVDPAVVGTENVLRAAKERGVKRVVLTGSCNAVGFTRGEPLDETAFGEAATSPYIRAKREQERRARALAEELDVDVVTVLPTAVLGPHDYRKTPTTAPFVDALRGKGPVPFPMNVVDVRDVARGHRLAAERGVAGERYLLGGDNVDMPTLATLIEKETGKKPAQGLPPMWVLRAVAVVAEAVSAVSGEPPMITRAILDDVAGGAPLFTIDKARKALGYEPRPAHEVVAATNAWAREMKWI; encoded by the coding sequence ATGAACCGAGCACTCGTCACCGGCGCCAACGGACACATCGGCTCGAACCTCGTCCGCGAGCTCCTCGATCACGACTACGCCGTCGTCGCCTTCGTCCGCGACGGGGCGGACCTCCGCGGGCTCGACGGGCTCGACGTCCGCCTCGTGCGCGGTGACGTCCGCGACGCCGGCGCGGTGCACGAGGCGATGGACGGCTGCACGATCGTCTTCCACCTCGCCGCGCCGTACGTGCTCTGGGCGAAGGACGACGGCGCGATCGTCGATCCGGCGGTGGTCGGGACGGAGAACGTGCTCCGCGCGGCGAAGGAGCGCGGCGTGAAGCGCGTCGTCCTCACCGGCAGCTGCAACGCGGTCGGGTTCACGCGCGGGGAGCCGCTCGACGAGACCGCCTTCGGCGAGGCCGCGACGTCGCCGTACATCCGCGCGAAGCGCGAGCAGGAGCGCCGCGCGCGGGCGCTCGCCGAGGAGCTCGACGTCGACGTCGTCACCGTGCTCCCGACCGCCGTCCTCGGGCCGCACGACTACCGGAAGACGCCGACGACGGCGCCGTTCGTCGACGCGCTGCGCGGCAAGGGTCCGGTGCCGTTCCCGATGAACGTCGTCGACGTGCGCGACGTCGCGCGCGGACACCGCCTCGCGGCCGAGCGCGGCGTCGCGGGCGAGCGCTACTTGCTCGGCGGCGACAACGTCGACATGCCGACCCTCGCGACGTTGATCGAGAAGGAGACGGGGAAGAAGCCGGCGCAGGGCCTTCCGCCGATGTGGGTGCTCCGCGCGGTCGCGGTGGTCGCGGAGGCGGTCTCGGCGGTGTCGGGCGAGCCGCCGATGATCACGCGCGCGATCCTCGACGACGTCGCCGGCGGCGCGCCGCTCTTCACGATCGACAAGGCGCGGAAGGCGCTCGGCTACGAGCCGCGCCCGGCGCACGAGGTCGTCGCGGCGACGAACGCCTGGGCCCGCGAAATGAAGTGGATTTAG
- a CDS encoding DUF423 domain-containing protein, which translates to MERLSLVASGVFGFLAVALGAFGAHGLKTRLAPLADGAQRLEWWNTGAHYQAIHALALGLVAYLASRSSSASVSVAAYAFSAGVLLFSGSLYGMTLSGVRALGAVTPLGGLAFLVGWGAVLVTALRLPPAATP; encoded by the coding sequence ATGGAACGTCTCTCCCTCGTCGCGTCCGGCGTCTTTGGTTTCCTCGCGGTCGCGCTCGGCGCGTTCGGCGCGCACGGGCTGAAGACGCGGCTCGCCCCGCTCGCCGACGGAGCGCAGCGCCTCGAGTGGTGGAACACCGGCGCGCATTACCAGGCCATCCACGCGCTCGCGCTCGGCCTCGTCGCGTACCTCGCGTCGCGCTCCAGCTCCGCGAGCGTGAGCGTCGCGGCGTACGCGTTCAGCGCCGGCGTCCTCCTCTTCTCCGGCAGCCTCTACGGCATGACGCTCTCCGGCGTCCGCGCGCTCGGCGCCGTCACGCCGCTCGGCGGCCTCGCGTTCCTCGTCGGTTGGGGCGCCGTCCTCGTCACCGCGCTGCGGCTGCCGCCGGCCGCGACGCCGTAG
- a CDS encoding suppressor of fused domain protein, translating into MSLNGWDSIRAAGRSLYGAQEPRHLASVVGGAFTGRDPLEGIDCYASSSLGAPHWHYLTYGLTELRGKESPNPEVSGWGMELTMRVARGAEGEPPMWPAGLLQNLAQYTYETGRVFEPGALLDVNGPLAEGAATVLTGLVFTDDPELAVTVATNNGAFRFVQVVGLAGDELEAAYAWSPSGALGLLSHVQRNVTDLARPSALASSSAQAALLERIAREGSATEVLRLPALGISQDEGGLVLELGARSLARVARVVAGRLGHGRGLLLRINDSSLELRPGDRVALDEESGVLFVTAPAVASLANVEPRAGKFSLAPGLSVQLHA; encoded by the coding sequence ATGTCGCTGAACGGATGGGACTCGATCCGCGCCGCCGGCAGGAGCCTCTACGGCGCGCAGGAGCCGCGGCACCTCGCGAGCGTCGTCGGCGGCGCGTTCACGGGGCGTGACCCGCTGGAGGGCATCGACTGCTACGCCAGCTCCTCGCTCGGCGCGCCGCACTGGCACTACCTCACGTACGGGCTGACGGAGCTCCGAGGCAAGGAGTCCCCGAACCCGGAGGTCAGCGGATGGGGCATGGAGCTCACGATGCGCGTCGCGCGCGGCGCCGAGGGCGAGCCGCCGATGTGGCCGGCCGGCCTGCTCCAGAACCTTGCACAGTACACGTATGAGACCGGCCGCGTGTTCGAGCCCGGCGCGCTCCTCGACGTGAACGGTCCGCTCGCCGAGGGCGCGGCGACGGTCCTCACCGGCCTCGTGTTCACGGACGATCCCGAGCTCGCCGTGACGGTCGCGACGAACAACGGCGCGTTCCGCTTCGTCCAGGTCGTCGGGCTCGCGGGCGACGAGCTCGAGGCGGCGTACGCGTGGTCGCCGAGCGGCGCCCTCGGCCTCCTCTCGCACGTGCAGCGGAACGTGACCGACCTCGCTCGCCCGAGCGCGCTCGCGTCGTCCTCGGCGCAGGCCGCGTTGCTCGAGCGCATCGCGCGGGAAGGCTCGGCGACGGAGGTGCTTCGCCTCCCGGCGCTCGGCATCTCGCAGGACGAGGGCGGGCTCGTCCTCGAGCTCGGAGCGCGCTCGCTGGCGCGCGTCGCGCGCGTCGTCGCGGGGCGGCTCGGGCACGGCCGCGGCCTCCTTCTCCGGATCAACGACAGCAGCCTCGAGCTCCGGCCCGGCGATCGCGTCGCGCTCGACGAAGAGTCGGGCGTGCTGTTCGTCACCGCGCCCGCGGTCGCGAGCCTCGCGAACGTCGAGCCGCGCGCGGGGAAGTTCTCGCTCGCGCCGGGCCTCTCCGTGCAGCTCCACGCGTAG
- a CDS encoding ankyrin repeat domain-containing protein, whose translation MSTALHGAAVNGDVELVRRLLAEGADPNARDATERTPLHVVHLARNDERALEIAKLLVAAGADPRAKDGNRLMPSQLGYASDVATYLRKEARKKPKAGAKVAESPARASLKSDVERRIDDACRKLSRVSATHDQVQRRNNTLLSFHSGRLEFARIEREEDALEVRDGEGWRAIPLAEVQSMTDDELGKLVAESLTVARAPRVKVVTVVKVHPILKGALEKATAEERPEEPPHLGGETPVCPSREAALLTAWMAERAVEVSKPADADAARELIAMARASIDTPSPRARTGHGEEVNAAAGTPEHRYGALVAASRDTRGDSPALQIARRATGAAATLLKGKHDVMWVHAKAAAVRMLPILRAAGASVTELLRELDRRILVAEMVAAAARHAKTAAPLDVTRVLWRGPNLFLGQLADGQHALVGRLGKSWTLLTGTRDEMLASIPDFAFEAATRAVAEGYSGRAQRAATA comes from the coding sequence ATGAGCACGGCTCTGCACGGCGCCGCGGTGAACGGAGACGTCGAGCTCGTCCGGAGGCTCCTCGCCGAGGGCGCCGACCCGAACGCGCGCGACGCGACCGAGCGGACGCCGCTCCACGTCGTCCACCTCGCACGGAACGACGAGCGCGCGCTCGAGATCGCGAAGCTGCTCGTGGCCGCCGGCGCCGATCCGCGCGCGAAGGACGGGAACCGCCTCATGCCCAGCCAGCTCGGGTACGCGAGCGACGTCGCGACGTACCTGCGAAAGGAGGCCAGGAAGAAGCCCAAGGCGGGCGCGAAGGTGGCCGAGTCGCCGGCCCGCGCGTCGCTGAAGAGCGACGTCGAGCGCCGCATCGACGACGCGTGCCGCAAGCTCTCCCGCGTGTCGGCCACGCACGATCAGGTCCAGCGGCGCAACAACACCTTGCTCTCCTTTCACTCGGGCAGGCTCGAGTTTGCGCGCATCGAGCGCGAAGAGGACGCGCTCGAGGTGCGCGACGGCGAAGGGTGGCGCGCGATCCCGCTCGCGGAGGTGCAATCGATGACCGACGACGAGCTCGGGAAGCTCGTGGCCGAGAGCCTGACCGTCGCGCGCGCGCCGCGCGTGAAGGTCGTCACCGTCGTCAAGGTGCACCCCATCCTCAAGGGCGCGCTCGAGAAGGCGACCGCCGAGGAGCGACCGGAGGAGCCGCCGCACCTCGGCGGAGAGACGCCCGTGTGCCCGTCGCGCGAAGCGGCGCTCCTCACGGCGTGGATGGCGGAGCGCGCGGTCGAGGTCTCCAAGCCCGCCGACGCCGACGCCGCGCGCGAGCTCATCGCGATGGCGCGCGCGTCGATCGACACCCCCTCGCCCCGCGCGCGCACGGGTCACGGCGAGGAGGTCAACGCCGCGGCCGGCACCCCCGAACATCGCTACGGAGCGCTCGTCGCCGCGTCTCGCGACACGCGCGGAGACTCGCCCGCGCTCCAGATCGCGCGCCGCGCGACCGGCGCCGCCGCCACGCTCTTGAAGGGCAAACACGACGTCATGTGGGTCCACGCGAAGGCCGCCGCGGTTCGCATGTTGCCGATCCTGCGCGCGGCCGGCGCTTCGGTGACGGAGCTCTTGCGCGAGCTCGATCGCCGCATCCTCGTCGCCGAGATGGTCGCCGCCGCGGCGCGCCACGCGAAGACCGCCGCTCCGCTCGACGTGACGCGCGTGCTCTGGCGCGGCCCCAATCTGTTCCTCGGGCAGCTCGCCGACGGGCAGCACGCGCTCGTCGGCAGGCTCGGGAAATCGTGGACGCTCCTCACCGGCACGCGCGACGAGATGCTCGCGTCGATCCCGGACTTCGCGTTCGAAGCCGCGACGCGCGCGGTCGCGGAGGGCTACAGCGGTCGCGCGCAGCGGGCGGCGACGGCGTAG